One Vidua chalybeata isolate OUT-0048 chromosome 13, bVidCha1 merged haplotype, whole genome shotgun sequence genomic window carries:
- the DET1 gene encoding DET1 homolog, producing the protein MDHEAPTIRPRRIQNQNVIHRLERRRISSGKAGTHWHQVRVFHQNVFPNFTVVNVEKPPCFLRKFSPDGRYFIAFSSDQTSLEIYEYQGCQAAEDLLQGYEGEILANGNDQRSVNIRGRLFERFFVLLHITNVASNGEHLNRECSLFTDDCRYVIVGSAAYLPEEPHPPFFEVYRNSESVTPNPRSPLEDYSLHIIDLHTGRLCDTRTFKCDKVILSHNQGLYLYKNILAILSVQQQTIHVFQVTPEGTFIDVRTIGRFCYEDDLLTLSAVYPEVQRDTQTGMANPYKEPFINSLKHRLLVYLWRRAEQDGSAIAKRRFFQYFDQLRQLRMWKMQLLDENHLFIKYTSEDVVTLRVTDPSQPSFFVVYNMVTTEVIAVFENTSDELLELFENFCDLFRNATLHSEAVQFPCSASSNNFARQIQRRFKDTIVNAKYGGHTEAVRRLLGQLPISAQSYSGSPYLDLSLFSYDDKWVSVMERPKTCGDHPIRFYARDSGLLKFEIQAGLLGRPINHTVRRLVAFTFHPFEPFAISVQRTNAEYVVNFHMRHSCT; encoded by the exons ATGGACCATGAGGCCCCCACGATCAGGCCCCGGCGCATCCAGAACCAGAACGTCATCCACCGCCTGGAGCGCCGCCGGATCAGCTCGGGCAAGGCCGGCACCCACTGGCACCAGGTCCGCGTCTTCCACCAGAACGTCTTCCCCAACTTCACCGTGGTCAACGTGGAGAAGCCGCCCTGCTTCCTGCGCAAGTTCTCCCCCGACGGCCGCTACTTCATCGCCTTCTCCTCCGACCAGACCTCGCTGGAGATCTACGAGTACCAGGGCTGCCAGGCGGCCGAGGACCTCCTGCAGGGCTACGAGGGGGAGATCCTGGCCAACGGCAACGACCAGAGGTCTGTCAACATCCGGGGCCGGCTCTTCGAGCGCTTCTTCGTGCTGCTGCACATCACCAACGTGGCCTCCAACGGGGAGCACCTGAACCGTGAGTGCAGCCTGTTCACGGACGACTGCCGCTACGTGATCGTGGGCTCGGCCGCCTACCTGCCCGAGGAGCCGCACCCGCCCTTCTTCGAGGTGTACCGCAACAGCGAGTCCGTGACCCCCAACCCCCGCTCCCCGCTGGAGGACTACTCCCTGCACATCATAGACCTGCACACGGGCCGGCTGTGCGACACGCGCACCTTCAAGTGTGACAAAGTCATCCTGTCGCACAACCAGGGGCTGTACCTGTACAAGAACATCCTGGCCATCctctctgtgcagcagcagacCATTCACGTCTTTCAGGTGACGCCCGAGGGGACGTTCATCGACGTGAGGACCATCGGCCGCTTCTGCTACGAGGACGATCTCCTGACCCTGTCTGCCGTGTACCCCGAGGTGCAGCGGGACACGCAGACGGGAATGGCCAACCCTTACAAAGAGCCCTTCATCAACTCCCTGAAGCACAGGCTGCTGGTGTACCTGTGGAGAAGGGCCGAGCAGGACGGAAGTGCTATAGCAAAAAGAAGGTTCTTCCAGTACTTTGACCAGCTGAGGCAGCTCCGCATGTGGAAGATGCAGCTCTTGGATGAGAACCATCTGTTTATCAAATACACAAGTGAGGACGTGGTCACGCTGCGGGTGACAGATCCTTCCCAg CCCTCGTTCTTCGTTGTGTACAACATGGTGACCACAGAGGTCATTGCCGTGTTTGAGAACACATCTgatgagctgctggagctgtttgAGAACTTCTGTGACCTCTTCAGGAATGCCACCCTGCACAGTGAGGCTGTCCAGTTCCCCTGCTCAGCTTCCAGCAACAACTTTGCGAGGCAGATCCAGCGCCG GTTCAAAGACACGATTGTGAACGCCAAGTACGGAGGGCACACGGAGGCTGTGCGgcggctgctggggcagctccccATCAGTGCCCAGTCCTACAGCGGCAGCCCCTACCTCGACCTGTCCCTTTTCAGCTACGATGACAAGTGGGTGTCAGTGATGGAGCGGCCCAAGACCTGTGGTGATCACCCCATAAG attttaCGCTCGTGATTCTGGCCTGCTGAAGTTTGAGATCCAGGCGGGCCTCCTGGGGCGCCCCATCAATCACACAGTGCGGCGCCTGGTGGCCTTCACCTTCCACCCCTTCGAGCCCTTCGCCATCTCGGTGCAGCGCACCAACGCCGAGTACGTGGTGAACTTCCACATGAGGCACAGCTGCACCTAG